The stretch of DNA TCACGCGCCGTGCAGTTCGCCTGCTCGACAACACCGAGGCGCGCGAGATTGCCGAACTCTACGACACCGATCGCGACTTCCGTGAACACGTGAGCCGCTACATCCATGACTTCGAGTCGATGCTGCGGACAATGCTGTCCACGCGTGATGGTCACGCGGTTAGCGTGACGCTGCTGTCGGGCGATATGGGTAAACTCTACGTGGTCCTTGCACAGGCACTCGAACGCCTGCGCCAGTAAGCTAGCGGACCGTCGGGCCCCAAAAGATCAGATCTTGCGCGGTGATCCACCCGTAGATGTAGTTGCTAACATAGGCAGCGGTCGCCACGGCTGCCAGCACAGCCGCTCGCAGGATGAGTAGCCCCGGCCGGAAATTTACGGGCGCGCTCTCGGCTTGCCCCGGAATCTTCTCGACGCCTGCCTCTTCATGCGTACGTACTCCGAAGGGCAGCAGCACGAAGGCGCTGAACACCAGGAACAGGAAGTAGATCGCAAGAATGCTCGTCCATTGCACGGTTCGTCACCTCACAAATTAGGCATGATGACGCGGACTTGCGGACGCTTGCCAGACCAGCGTTGCGCCGCACGACGAGCAGCGAGCCGTGCAGCTTCATGGATAGACGCTTCGTCCTTACGCGCGGGCCCCTTTAGCTTGCGAATCGCCTCGATCACGTCGGCCCGGGTCTCGGCAAGGAATTCGGGGTAGTCCTCATCGAGCGGCAGGCCGAGGCTGTCGATCTTCGGATTCAGCTCGCCGTCGAGAGCCACAATGACGACCCCCTCGCGCATGATGCGTCGGCGCACGGTGATGGCATCGCCATCTGCTGGGACGATGATGTCGCCGTCGAGCACAAGCCGCCCCGCCCTTACATCGGCAACCTTGCCTGGAGCGCCTGGCGCTAGCCTGACTATGTCGCCGTTCTGCTGGACGACCTGATTGGGAATGCCATAAGATGCGCCGAGCCTGCCTTGCTCATGCATGTGCCGCATCTCTCCGTGGACGGGTACGAGGATCTCGGGCCGCAACCAGCCATAGAGCGCCTCCAGTTCGGGCCGCCCGGGGTGGCCAGAAACATGAATCATGCTCTGCCGGTCGGTCACCATGGTGATCCCGCGAGCGGCAAGCCGGTTCTGGACCACACCGATGGAGATCTCATTGCCTGGAATCTGGCGGCTGGAAAACAGCACGACGTCGCCACTTACCAATTCGATCGGGTGATTTTCCTCGGCGATCCGTGCCAATGCAGCGCGTGGTTCGCCCTGCCCACCGGTAGCGAGGATCAGCAACTCTCCGCGGGGTAGGCCCATCGCGGAGTCGAAATCGATCGGGGTGGGGAAATCCTGCAAATAGCCGTTGGTCTGTGCCACCTCGATGATGCGATCGAGCGAGCGACCGGCCACGCAGACCTGTCGCCCCGTCTCACGAGCGACATCGCCCAAGGTCTGCAGGCGAGCGACGTTGCTGGCGAAAGTGGTGACCAGCACCCTTTTGCCCGCATGCTTCTGCACTTCTTCGAGAAGGCCTTTGTGCACCGTGCCTTCGGAACCGCTTGGGGCCGGATTGAAGACATTGGTGCTGTCGCAAACCAATGCGAGGACACCCTCGTCACCGATTGCCGCAAGCTCCTCCTCGGTGGTCGGCACCCCGATGATCGGATCCTCGTCGAGTTTCCAGTCGCCGGTATGGAATATGCGACCATGCGGAGTTTCGATCAGCAGCGCATTGCCCTCCGCAATCGAGTGGGCAAGCGGGATGTAGGTGATTTCGAAGGGACCGATTTCGAAACTGCCATGATCATCATCGATGACGTTCAATTCGATATCGTCTGCGATCCCCGCTTCTTCCAGCTTGCGCATGACCAGGTCGGCGGTGAACGGCGTGGCGTAGATCGGAACGCCGAGGTCAGCTGCGAAATAGGGCACGGCACCGATGTGATCCTCATGCGCGTGCGTAAGAACGATCGCCTCGAGCTGATCGGCCCGCTCCTCGATGAATTCGAGATCGGCAAAAACAAGGTCGACGCCGGGGTACTGATCCCCCGAAAAGGTCATGCCGAGATCGACCATCAGCCAGCGCCCCTGGCAGCCGTAAAGGTTGACGTTCATGCCGATCTCACCCGAGCCTCCAAGGGCGAGGAACAGCAATTCGTCTTCGGGTGTAAAATCCTTCTTCAAGCAGAGCGCTCCGCCAGGATGGCAAGACCATCGAGCGTAAGGTCGCTGTCGACCGCATCGAATATCTCGGTGTGCAGGTCGAACAGGATCGCCAGACCGCCAGTCGCGACCACCTTGCTGGGGCGACCGATCTCGGCCTTCATTCGATCGATGAGCCCTTCCATCATCGCGACATAGCCCCAGAAGACGCCGATCAGCATCTGGTCCTCTGTGTTGGTGCCGATCACGCTGTTGGTTCGCGGCGCTTCAATCGCAATGCGCGGAAGCTTGGCCGTATTGCCCACGAGAGCGTCGAGCGAGAGGTTGATGCCGGGAGCTATGATTCCGCCCTTGTAGGCACCGTTAAAGTCCACCGCATCGAAGGTGGTCGCGGTACCGAAATCGACAATGATCAAGTCGCCCTCGTAGCGCGCGTGCGCCGCGATCGCGTTGAGCGCGCGGTCCGCTCCAAGCGAACTTGGCAGGTCGACATCGATATTGATGCCCCATTGCGCCTCGCCCTGCCCCGCGATCAACGGAGTTACGCCGAAGTACTTCTCCGAGAGCACCGTAAGATTATGGATCGCGCGCGGCACCACCGAGCCGACAATAATCTGCTTCACGTCCTCACGCCCGTACCCTTCGATCTCGAGCAGTTGAAGAAGCCAGACGGCGTACTCGTCACCGGTACGCCGGGGGTCGGTGGCGATACGCCAGCGGGCCTTGATCTCGCGCCGGTCATAGAGCGCAAAGACCACATTGGTGTTGCCGACATCGGCTGCGAGCAGCATCCCTCACCTCTCCTCGGTTGCGAGCATCACGTCGCCTGCGTGGATGGCACGGCTGGAGCCGTCCGCCAAGCGCAGCAACAAGGCACCGTCCGGCGCCAGTCCGGCAAATCCGCCATCGACCGGCCCCTCGCTCGGCGGATGAACGGTAATCGGGGTCCCCTTTGGATGCGCCACGCTTTCCCACCGCCGCACGACTGGCTCAAGCCCATAGGTCCGCCAACGCTCGAGTTCGCGATCAAACGCTGCAGCCAGTCCAGCGGCGAACAAGTCGCGATCGGGTGCCGGTCCCAGGGCTGCCAGTGCAATGGTGCGGCGATCGGGCAGTTCCGGCGCCCGGGCAAGGTTCACGCCGATACCGACGACAATTGCATCACCTTCCCGCTCGAGCAGGATCCCGGCAAGCTTGGCACCGCCCAGCATAAGGTCGTTCGGCCATTTGAGTTGAAGCGCGGTCGGGTCCGCAAGCAGGGGGATCACCGCTTCATAAACGGCCAGGCCCGCGACCAGCGCCAGCGTCGCCGGATTGGGATCGCGAGATGTGATCCGGACAAGGGTCGAGCCCATGAAATTGCCCGAACCGTCGAACCAAGTGCGGCCCTGTCGACCCCTTCCCGAAACCTGTCGGTCGGCAACCAGCCAGTAGCCTTCGCCCAAGGCCTCGCCCCCGCGCAGGGCAGCAGCGAGGTCGGTATTGGTCGAGCCGGTCTCGGTGACGGTACGGATCAC from Erythrobacter mangrovi encodes:
- a CDS encoding type III pantothenate kinase, producing MLLAADVGNTNVVFALYDRREIKARWRIATDPRRTGDEYAVWLLQLLEIEGYGREDVKQIIVGSVVPRAIHNLTVLSEKYFGVTPLIAGQGEAQWGINIDVDLPSSLGADRALNAIAAHARYEGDLIIVDFGTATTFDAVDFNGAYKGGIIAPGINLSLDALVGNTAKLPRIAIEAPRTNSVIGTNTEDQMLIGVFWGYVAMMEGLIDRMKAEIGRPSKVVATGGLAILFDLHTEIFDAVDSDLTLDGLAILAERSA
- a CDS encoding biotin--[acetyl-CoA-carboxylase] ligase, which translates into the protein MIRTVTETGSTNTDLAAALRGGEALGEGYWLVADRQVSGRGRQGRTWFDGSGNFMGSTLVRITSRDPNPATLALVAGLAVYEAVIPLLADPTALQLKWPNDLMLGGAKLAGILLEREGDAIVVGIGVNLARAPELPDRRTIALAALGPAPDRDLFAAGLAAAFDRELERWRTYGLEPVVRRWESVAHPKGTPITVHPPSEGPVDGGFAGLAPDGALLLRLADGSSRAIHAGDVMLATEER
- a CDS encoding DUF1467 family protein; this translates as MQWTSILAIYFLFLVFSAFVLLPFGVRTHEEAGVEKIPGQAESAPVNFRPGLLILRAAVLAAVATAAYVSNYIYGWITAQDLIFWGPTVR
- a CDS encoding ribonuclease J; amino-acid sequence: MKKDFTPEDELLFLALGGSGEIGMNVNLYGCQGRWLMVDLGMTFSGDQYPGVDLVFADLEFIEERADQLEAIVLTHAHEDHIGAVPYFAADLGVPIYATPFTADLVMRKLEEAGIADDIELNVIDDDHGSFEIGPFEITYIPLAHSIAEGNALLIETPHGRIFHTGDWKLDEDPIIGVPTTEEELAAIGDEGVLALVCDSTNVFNPAPSGSEGTVHKGLLEEVQKHAGKRVLVTTFASNVARLQTLGDVARETGRQVCVAGRSLDRIIEVAQTNGYLQDFPTPIDFDSAMGLPRGELLILATGGQGEPRAALARIAEENHPIELVSGDVVLFSSRQIPGNEISIGVVQNRLAARGITMVTDRQSMIHVSGHPGRPELEALYGWLRPEILVPVHGEMRHMHEQGRLGASYGIPNQVVQQNGDIVRLAPGAPGKVADVRAGRLVLDGDIIVPADGDAITVRRRIMREGVVIVALDGELNPKIDSLGLPLDEDYPEFLAETRADVIEAIRKLKGPARKDEASIHEAARLAARRAAQRWSGKRPQVRVIMPNL